In one Oreochromis aureus strain Israel breed Guangdong linkage group 2, ZZ_aureus, whole genome shotgun sequence genomic region, the following are encoded:
- the LOC120441323 gene encoding putative nuclease HARBI1, with the protein MSCPFVREQPIAEGARLIRRVFRIQRILRDRQDPLAQRDSVLIERYRFSREGIIYLTNLLDPYVKSSTHRSRALTTAQTVCIALRFFASGTFLYAVGDAENIGKSAVCRAIRKVYLALKHFLGVFVVFPSHVRPQVVKQGFFAIAGFPNVIGAIDCTHIAIKAPPGPNEGDFVNRKGVHSINVQMVCDSMCHITNVEAKWPGSVHDSRIFRESELCTLFERGAYDGILLGDRGYACRQYFLTPFPDPNPGPQTRYNAALARTRARIEMTFGQLKGRFQCLKGLRVAPDRACDIIVACAVLHNIATIRKERIPVVEVQPVDDLQPVHLDQPSGRAARDRIVQHNFAY; encoded by the exons atgtcctgtccgtttgtacgcgagcaacccattgcggaaggtgcgagattgataaggagagttttcagaatccagcggatattgcgggatagacaggatcctttagctcagcgcgacagtgtgctcatagagagatatcggttttcccgtgagggtattatttacttaaccAACTTGTTGGATCCCTATGTTAAGAGTTCCACTCACCGTAGTCGGGCATTAACAACTGCACAAACTGTGTGCATTGCCTTGCGTTTCTTTGCGAGTGGCACGTTTCTGTACGCTGTTGGAGATGCAGAGAACATTGGCAAGAGTGCTGTCTGCCGTGCCATTCGCAAAGTATACCTGGCACTCAAGCATTTCCtgggtgtgtttgtggttttcCCAAGCCACGTGAGACCACAGGTTGTCAAACAGGGCTTTTTTGCCATTGCAG GCTTCCCCAATGTGATTGGTGCCATAGACTGCACACACATTGCAATCAAGGCCCCCCCAGGCCCCAATGAAGGGGATTTTGTCAACCGAAAGGGGGTCCACAGTATAAATGTGCAG ATGGTGTGTGACTCCATGTGCCACATCACAAATGTGGAAGCTAAATGGCCCGGATCAGTGCATGACTCAAGAATCTTCAGAGAGTCAGAGTTATGCACATTATTTGAGCGTG GGGCCTACGATGGGATTCTCCTTGGGGACAGGGGTTATGCATGCAGGCAGTACTTCCTGACACCGTTCCCTGACCCCAACCCTGGGCCACAGACCCGCTACAATGCAGCTCTAGCCAGGACAAGGGCACGCATTGAAATGACCTTTGGGCAATTAAAGGGGAGATTTCAGTGTCTGAAAGGTCTGAGGGTTGCACCTGACAGGGCATGTGACATTATTGTTGCATGTGCCGTACTGCACAACATTGCCACCATCAGAAAGGAGAGGATCCCCGTGGTGGAGGTGCAGCCTGTTGATGACCTCCAGCCAGTGCACCTGGACCAACCTAGTGGCAGAGCTGCACGGGACAGAATTGTGCAACACAATTTCGCATATTAA